A window of Candidatus Hydrogenedentota bacterium contains these coding sequences:
- the rsmH gene encoding 16S rRNA (cytosine(1402)-N(4))-methyltransferase RsmH → MAEEALEGLAIRPDGSYVDGTAGAGGHAALIAGRLTTGRLLALDRDPLAVAMATERLAPYPQARVRQSNYGAMAEVLSELGWGLVDGILIDAGCSSMQIDTPARGFSFQEDGPLDMRMDPGSGEPASALLNRLSAPEIETLLREYGDIGPAGRIAASIKDFASRGRLATTSDLVVAVRAALPFLRETPEEVRTVFQAIRIAVNDELSGLQRALDASLDCLKPGGRLVVISFHSGEDRIVKQAFRSASRKARRLRPDGRVASETPARVRVLTPRPVTANDAECRVNPRAKSAKLRIAERLPQR, encoded by the coding sequence ATGGCGGAGGAAGCCCTGGAGGGGCTCGCCATCCGCCCGGACGGCTCGTACGTGGACGGCACGGCGGGCGCGGGCGGGCACGCGGCGCTGATAGCCGGACGCCTTACGACGGGCCGCCTTCTCGCGCTGGACCGGGATCCGCTGGCGGTGGCGATGGCGACGGAGCGCCTGGCCCCCTACCCCCAGGCCCGGGTGCGCCAATCGAATTACGGGGCGATGGCGGAGGTGCTTTCGGAACTTGGGTGGGGCCTGGTGGATGGAATACTCATCGACGCGGGCTGTTCGAGCATGCAGATCGACACGCCGGCGCGCGGGTTTTCGTTCCAGGAGGATGGCCCGCTGGACATGCGTATGGATCCGGGGTCGGGCGAGCCGGCTTCCGCGCTGCTGAATCGCCTTTCCGCGCCGGAAATCGAGACCCTCCTTCGGGAGTATGGCGACATTGGCCCGGCCGGCCGGATCGCGGCGAGCATCAAGGATTTCGCCTCGCGTGGCCGGCTGGCGACGACGTCCGATCTGGTGGTGGCGGTGCGGGCGGCGCTGCCTTTTCTGCGGGAGACCCCGGAGGAGGTTCGGACGGTGTTCCAGGCGATTCGCATTGCGGTCAACGATGAATTGTCGGGATTACAGCGGGCGCTGGACGCCTCGCTGGATTGCCTCAAGCCCGGGGGCAGGCTGGTGGTGATATCGTTTCATTCGGGCGAGGACCGGATCGTGAAACAGGCGTTTCGTTCCGCTTCCCGAAAGGCTCGAAGGCTGCGCCCCGATGGCCGGGTGGCTTCGGAGACGCCGGCGCGGGTGCGGGTGCTGACGCCGCGGCCGGTCACGGCGAACGACGCCGAATGCCGGGTCAATCCGCGGGCCAAGAGCGCGAAGCTGCGCATAGCGGAGCGGCTTCCACAACGGTGA